A region from the uncultured Stenotrophomonas sp. genome encodes:
- the mopB gene encoding OmpA family protein, with protein MNKKILTAALLGGLAFAQTASAQEFDDRWYLTGSAGFNFQDSDRVTNDAPFVTLGLGKFISPNWSLDGELNHQNPNFEGNQDLNWSQYGVSLDLRRHFIQDGRGWNPYLLFGLGYQKAEEEYVINAPTSPAQREDGNLAAKLGVGLQTTFDKRVAVRAELAYRADFDDQSVAAPNEDWFGDVLASVGVVIPLGPAPVAAAPEPAPAPVAPSCADLDDDGDGVNNCDDKCPTSEAGQIIGPDGCPVPVSIDLKGVNFDFDKATLRPDAVSVLSEAAEILKRYPELRVEVAGHTDAKGSDAYNQKLSERRATAVYDYLTGNGVAASRLIGPVGYGESRPIAPNTNEDGSDNPEGRAKNRRTELNVQN; from the coding sequence ATGAACAAGAAGATTCTCACCGCCGCGCTGCTGGGTGGCCTGGCATTTGCCCAGACTGCCTCGGCCCAGGAATTCGATGACCGTTGGTATCTGACCGGTTCGGCTGGTTTCAATTTCCAGGACAGCGACCGGGTCACCAACGATGCTCCGTTCGTCACCCTGGGCCTGGGCAAGTTCATCAGCCCGAACTGGTCGCTGGACGGTGAACTGAACCACCAGAACCCGAATTTCGAGGGCAACCAGGATCTGAACTGGTCGCAGTACGGCGTGTCGCTGGACCTGCGTCGCCACTTCATCCAGGACGGTCGCGGCTGGAACCCGTACCTGCTGTTCGGTCTGGGCTACCAGAAGGCCGAGGAAGAGTACGTGATCAATGCGCCGACCTCGCCGGCGCAGCGTGAGGACGGCAATCTGGCCGCCAAGCTCGGTGTCGGTCTGCAGACCACCTTCGACAAGCGCGTCGCCGTGCGTGCCGAACTGGCTTACCGTGCCGATTTCGACGACCAGAGCGTGGCTGCTCCGAACGAAGACTGGTTCGGCGACGTGCTGGCTTCGGTCGGTGTCGTGATCCCGCTCGGCCCGGCCCCGGTGGCAGCTGCTCCGGAACCGGCTCCGGCCCCGGTTGCACCGAGCTGCGCCGACCTGGACGACGACGGCGACGGCGTCAACAACTGCGACGACAAGTGCCCGACCTCGGAAGCCGGCCAGATCATCGGCCCGGATGGCTGCCCGGTGCCGGTGTCGATCGACCTGAAGGGCGTCAACTTCGACTTCGACAAGGCCACCCTGCGTCCGGACGCCGTGTCGGTCCTGAGCGAAGCGGCCGAGATCCTGAAGCGTTATCCGGAGCTGCGCGTCGAAGTCGCCGGTCACACCGACGCGAAGGGCAGCGACGCCTACAACCAGAAGCTGTCCGAGCGCCGTGCCACGGCCGTGTACGACTACCTGACCGGCAATGGCGTTGCTGCTTCGCGCCTGATCGGCCCGGTGGGTTACGGCGAGAGCCGTCCGATTGCCCCGAACACCAACGAAGATGGTTCGGACAATCCGGAAGGCCGCGCCAAGAACCGCCGCACCGAGCTGAACGTCCAGAACTGA
- a CDS encoding conserved exported hypothetical protein (Evidence 4 : Homologs of previously reported genes of unknown function), giving the protein MLRIALAGAFALALAPVANAAVDCSASAAVPAPLPATVVAPVAAELHVRQGQLGMPSGVLTSNLGEQSLDLVLMRLRVESCNNVANAVPAGGAVNPNDPAAYKPQTEFDNTPWRFDMSQNGKRMTAEEFDAWMKARGVRVVKARETPAAEAQPAPEAK; this is encoded by the coding sequence ATGCTGCGTATCGCATTGGCCGGTGCCTTCGCGCTGGCTCTCGCCCCCGTTGCCAATGCAGCCGTCGATTGCTCGGCCAGTGCCGCGGTCCCGGCACCGCTGCCGGCCACGGTGGTGGCCCCGGTGGCCGCCGAGCTGCATGTGCGCCAGGGCCAACTGGGCATGCCGTCGGGTGTGCTGACCTCGAACCTGGGCGAACAGTCGCTGGACCTGGTGCTGATGCGCCTGCGCGTGGAAAGCTGCAACAACGTTGCCAATGCAGTGCCGGCAGGTGGTGCGGTCAATCCCAACGACCCGGCCGCCTACAAGCCGCAGACCGAATTCGACAATACGCCGTGGCGCTTCGACATGAGCCAGAACGGCAAGCGCATGACCGCCGAGGAGTTCGACGCCTGGATGAAGGCGCGCGGTGTGCGCGTGGTCAAGGCGCGTGAAACCCCCGCCGCCGAGGCGCAACCGGCTCCCGAGGCCAAGTAA
- the rluB gene encoding Pseudouridine synthase — translation MAEARHGLARVLSKAGLCSRSEAARRVQEGRVSVDGRVVRDPEFPVVPSRQQVLVDGVPLAPLRRWYVALNKPRGLVTTVRDEQGRDTVYRCFDGGGLPWLAPAGRLDKASEGLLLFSNDPEWAARLTDPATGPLKTYRVQVDGLPARAAGSLADAVQVDGLPDAAQLARMCEGVDAAGEHLAAHAVQVLRHGQRTAWLEVVLAEGRNRHIRRLLQVLGFEVLRLVRVAIGPVQLGTLGKGQWRELQAEELRALQNQFNQ, via the coding sequence GTGGCGGAGGCGCGGCATGGTCTGGCGCGGGTGTTGTCCAAGGCCGGGCTGTGCTCGCGCAGCGAGGCGGCGCGCCGCGTGCAGGAAGGGCGGGTGAGCGTGGACGGGCGCGTGGTCCGCGACCCGGAGTTCCCGGTGGTGCCGTCGCGCCAGCAGGTGTTGGTGGATGGCGTGCCGCTGGCACCGCTGCGGCGCTGGTACGTGGCCCTGAACAAACCGCGCGGGCTGGTCACCACGGTGCGCGACGAGCAGGGGCGCGACACCGTATACCGCTGCTTCGATGGTGGCGGCCTGCCGTGGTTGGCGCCGGCCGGGCGGCTGGACAAGGCCAGCGAAGGATTGCTGCTTTTCAGCAATGACCCGGAATGGGCGGCGCGCTTGACCGACCCGGCCACCGGGCCGCTGAAGACCTACCGGGTGCAGGTCGATGGCCTGCCCGCCCGCGCGGCCGGCAGCCTGGCCGACGCTGTGCAGGTCGATGGCCTGCCCGATGCTGCGCAGCTGGCGCGCATGTGCGAAGGCGTTGACGCCGCCGGCGAGCATCTGGCCGCGCATGCGGTGCAGGTGCTGCGCCACGGACAGCGCACCGCATGGTTGGAGGTGGTGTTGGCCGAGGGCCGCAATCGCCATATCCGGCGCCTGTTGCAGGTGCTGGGGTTCGAGGTGCTGCGCCTGGTACGGGTGGCGATCGGGCCGGTGCAGTTGGGGACGCTGGGAAAGGGCCAGTGGCGCGAGCTGCAAGCGGAGGAGCTTCGCGCATTGCAGAACCAGTTCAATCAATGA
- the rlpA gene encoding Rare lipoprotein A — MQEVIRVSGASLWLAAMVGLAGCASTGTQATAAKPVAVTVEVAPVAQKDALGNYRFLMQQGGANMSADQFDAWMKANGIRVAQGAPAARAATPVVDKKKRKR; from the coding sequence ATGCAGGAAGTGATTCGCGTATCGGGGGCGTCGCTGTGGTTGGCGGCGATGGTGGGGCTGGCCGGGTGCGCTTCGACCGGTACGCAGGCGACGGCGGCCAAGCCGGTCGCGGTGACGGTGGAAGTTGCCCCGGTGGCGCAGAAGGATGCGCTGGGCAACTACCGTTTCCTGATGCAGCAGGGCGGCGCCAACATGAGTGCCGACCAGTTCGATGCATGGATGAAGGCCAACGGCATCCGCGTGGCGCAGGGTGCGCCGGCGGCCCGGGCGGCGACGCCGGTCGTGGACAAGAAGAAGCGCAAGCGCTGA
- the kbl gene encoding glycine C-acetyltransferase (Evidence 2a : Function of homologous gene experimentally demonstrated in an other organism; PubMedId : 11318637, 3117785, 3287333; Product type e : enzyme) — translation MTSTTNTSPLTRHYADELDSIRAQGLFKSERIITSPQSAEITLDDGRTVLNFCANNYLGLADHPDLIQAAKDALDSHGFGMASVRFICGTQDLHKQLEQQIARFFGKDDTILYAACFDANGGLFEPLLGENDAIISDALNHASIIDGVRLCKARRFRYANCDMTDLEAQLQAADAAGCKTKLITTDGVFSMDGFIAPLDEITALAKKYGALVHIDECHATGFLGATGRGSAEVKGVLDRIDIITGTLGKAMGGALGGFTCASAEVVELLRQRSRPYLFSNSLPPHVVAAGIKAFEMLDAAGDLREKLAGNTAYFREKMTAAGFDVKPGVHPISPVMLYDAPLAQKFAGRLLEEGIYAIGFFFPVVPKGQARIRTQMSAAHSREHLDRAIDAFTRIGRELGVIK, via the coding sequence ATGACCTCCACCACGAACACCTCCCCGCTCACCCGGCACTACGCCGATGAACTGGACAGCATCCGCGCGCAGGGGCTGTTCAAGTCCGAACGCATCATCACCAGCCCGCAGTCGGCCGAGATCACCCTCGACGATGGCCGCACGGTGCTGAACTTCTGCGCCAACAACTACCTCGGACTGGCCGACCACCCCGACCTGATCCAGGCCGCCAAGGACGCGCTGGACAGCCACGGCTTCGGCATGGCCTCGGTGCGCTTCATATGCGGCACGCAGGATCTGCACAAGCAGTTGGAACAGCAGATCGCGCGCTTCTTCGGCAAGGACGACACCATCCTCTACGCCGCCTGCTTCGACGCCAACGGCGGCCTGTTCGAGCCATTGCTGGGCGAGAACGACGCGATCATTTCCGACGCGCTGAACCACGCCTCGATCATCGACGGCGTGCGCCTGTGCAAGGCCAGGCGCTTCCGTTACGCCAACTGCGACATGACCGACCTGGAAGCGCAGTTGCAGGCCGCCGACGCAGCCGGCTGCAAAACCAAGCTGATTACCACCGACGGCGTGTTCTCGATGGACGGCTTCATCGCCCCGCTCGACGAGATCACCGCGCTGGCGAAAAAGTACGGCGCACTGGTGCACATCGACGAATGCCACGCCACCGGCTTCCTCGGCGCGACCGGCCGCGGCTCGGCCGAGGTCAAGGGCGTGCTGGACAGGATCGACATCATCACCGGCACCCTCGGCAAGGCGATGGGCGGCGCGCTGGGCGGCTTCACCTGCGCCAGCGCCGAGGTGGTCGAGCTGCTGCGCCAGCGCTCGCGCCCCTACCTGTTCTCCAATTCGCTGCCGCCGCACGTGGTCGCCGCCGGCATCAAGGCGTTCGAAATGCTCGACGCCGCCGGCGACCTGCGCGAAAAGCTGGCCGGAAACACCGCCTATTTCCGCGAGAAGATGACCGCCGCCGGTTTCGACGTGAAGCCGGGCGTGCACCCGATCAGCCCGGTGATGCTGTACGACGCGCCGCTGGCGCAGAAGTTCGCCGGGCGGCTGCTGGAAGAAGGCATTTACGCCATCGGCTTCTTCTTCCCGGTGGTGCCCAAGGGCCAGGCGCGCATCCGCACGCAGATGAGCGCCGCGCACAGCCGCGAGCACCTGGACCGCGCCATCGACGCCTTCACCCGCATCGGCCGGGAACTGGGCGTCATCAAGTAA
- a CDS encoding Phosphate-selective porin O and P (modular protein), translated as MTATFLPSAKPTRMLLLSSLAGLACGVGLPVQAQPLTLEQLQQRLERLERHAGVAAEGEGTDTGLAALDQRLRILERRLELQEEERATAAKAAPKIAIDQKGASFKSGDGAYELKLRGLLQGDARVFLGSDASQNDTFLLRTARPTLEGSLGKRVAYRFTPELAGDSASVVDAYADLRFSPTQTLRVGKFTSPVGLERLQSSSALADVERALASELAPNRDLGVQLQGEAAGGRFSYALGVFNGAVDGRDAVTSNPDDDFELAGRVFFEPLKGSDSAWAGLGFGLGASSGDKHGAGNNFLPRYRSPGQSTFFSYRGTVLADGSHRRWSPQGWFYRDGFGLQGEYIVSQQEVARAGQRAELEHRAWQATASWVLSGEDASYRGVTPARPFGVNGGLGALELTARYGELEIDDAAFPFYADPATSATRARAWVLAARACSRPPAPGCWRLERVQGRPRLGAGRQLVPDRQPETGNQLPAYPLRRRGRAGRARRREGHLLAPADFLLTENPHEPALPFPHRQRCAGPAAHRCRWWRLCPRRAIAQRFLRPHPRAVPRLQHRFRQTLEGNHRRYGHHRNLAWRLGQAGARGDRRHRSRRGDPGTGLRRGCDCRKDQAAARKLGKPPARQQRALHIDDRLPGAQGQPEGHPRLAGPAARWRVGHHPQPQDLRRRALELPGRLGLWRPHLQGRPRTHPQLHARAVPQRAGAGHRCARRHHHLRAARYRRCAAGVGKRGLPGAE; from the coding sequence ATGACCGCGACATTCCTCCCGTCCGCCAAACCGACCAGGATGCTGCTGCTGTCCAGCCTGGCCGGGCTGGCATGTGGAGTGGGGTTGCCGGTGCAGGCACAGCCGTTGACGCTGGAGCAGTTGCAACAACGGCTGGAGCGGCTGGAACGCCATGCCGGCGTGGCTGCCGAGGGCGAGGGTACAGATACCGGCCTGGCCGCGCTGGACCAGCGCCTGCGTATCCTCGAACGGCGCCTTGAACTGCAGGAAGAGGAACGCGCAACTGCGGCGAAGGCCGCGCCGAAGATCGCCATCGACCAGAAGGGCGCGTCGTTCAAGTCCGGCGACGGTGCCTACGAACTGAAGCTGCGCGGCCTGCTGCAGGGTGATGCGCGGGTGTTCCTCGGCAGCGACGCCAGCCAGAATGACACCTTCCTGCTGCGCACCGCGCGGCCGACGCTGGAAGGCAGCCTCGGCAAGCGGGTGGCCTACCGCTTCACCCCGGAACTGGCCGGCGACAGCGCCAGCGTCGTCGACGCCTATGCCGACCTGCGCTTCAGCCCCACCCAAACGCTGCGGGTGGGCAAGTTCACCTCACCGGTGGGACTGGAGCGCCTGCAGTCCTCCTCCGCGCTGGCCGACGTGGAACGCGCGCTGGCCAGCGAACTGGCGCCCAACCGCGACCTCGGCGTGCAGCTGCAGGGTGAAGCGGCCGGGGGCAGGTTCAGTTATGCACTGGGCGTGTTCAACGGCGCGGTCGATGGCCGCGATGCCGTCACGAGCAACCCGGACGACGATTTCGAGCTGGCCGGGCGCGTGTTCTTCGAGCCGCTCAAGGGCAGCGACAGCGCATGGGCCGGGCTGGGCTTCGGCCTCGGCGCCAGCAGCGGCGACAAGCACGGCGCCGGCAACAACTTCCTGCCGCGCTACCGCTCGCCGGGGCAGTCCACGTTCTTCAGCTACCGCGGCACGGTGCTGGCCGATGGCAGCCACCGCCGCTGGTCGCCGCAAGGCTGGTTCTACCGCGACGGCTTCGGCCTGCAGGGTGAATACATCGTCTCGCAGCAGGAAGTGGCCCGCGCGGGCCAGCGTGCCGAACTGGAGCACCGCGCCTGGCAGGCCACCGCCAGCTGGGTGCTCAGCGGCGAGGACGCCAGCTACCGCGGGGTGACGCCGGCGCGGCCGTTCGGTGTCAATGGCGGGCTGGGTGCACTGGAGCTGACCGCCCGCTACGGCGAACTGGAGATCGACGATGCCGCCTTCCCGTTTTATGCTGACCCCGCCACCTCGGCCACGCGCGCCCGCGCCTGGGTGCTGGCGGCTCGAGCGTGTTCAAGGCCGCCCGCGCCTGGGTGCTGGCGGCTCGAGCGTGTTCAAGGCCGCCCGCGCCTGGGTGCTGGGCGCCAACTGGTACCTGACCGCCAACCTGAAACTGGTAACCAACTTCCTGCATACCCGCTTCGACGCCGCGGCCGGGCAGGCCGCGCCCGCCGACGAGAAGGCCATCTTCTCGCGCCTGCAGATTTCCTTCTGACGGAGAACCCCCATGAACCCGCCCTTCCGTTCCCGCATCGGCAGCGCTGCGCTGGCCCTGCTGCTCACCGTTGCCGCTGGTGGCGCCTTTGCCCGCGACGTGCAATTGCTCAACGTTTCCTACGACCCCACCCGCGAGCTGTACCGCGACTTCAACATCGCTTTCGCCAAACACTGGAAGGAAACCACCGGCGATACGGTCACCATCGAAACCTCGCATGGCGGCTCGGGCAAGCAGGCGCGCGCGGTGATCGACGGCATCGAAGCCGACGTGGTGACCCTGGCACTGGCCTACGACGTGGATGCGATTGCCGAAAAGACCAGGCTGCTGCCCGCAAACTGGGAAAGCCGCCTGCCCGACAACAGCGCGCCCTACACATCGACGATCGTCTTCCTGGTGCGCAAGGGCAACCCGAAGGGCATCCGCGACTGGCCGGACCTGCTGCGCGATGGCGTGTCGGTCATCACCCCCAACCCCAAGACCTCCGGCGGCGCGCGCTGGAACTACCTGGCCGCCTGGGCCTATGGCGACCACATCTTCAAGGGCGACCGCGAACGCATCCTCAACTACATGCGCGCGCTGTTCCGCAACGTGCCGGTGCTGGACACCGGTGCGCGCGGCGCCACCACCACCTTCGTGCAGCGCGGTATCGGCGATGTGCTGCTGGCGTGGGAAAACGAGGCCTTCCTGGCGCTGAATGA
- a CDS encoding hypothetical protein (Evidence 5 : No homology to any previously reported sequences) has protein sequence MPPSRFMLTPPPRPRAPAPGCWRLERVQGRPRLGAGGSSVFKAARAWVLGANWYLTANLKLVTNFLHTRFDAAAGQAAPADEKAIFSRLQISF, from the coding sequence ATGCCGCCTTCCCGTTTTATGCTGACCCCGCCACCTCGGCCACGCGCGCCCGCGCCTGGGTGCTGGCGGCTCGAGCGTGTTCAAGGCCGCCCGCGCCTGGGTGCTGGCGGCTCGAGCGTGTTCAAGGCCGCCCGCGCCTGGGTGCTGGGCGCCAACTGGTACCTGACCGCCAACCTGAAACTGGTAACCAACTTCCTGCATACCCGCTTCGACGCCGCGGCCGGGCAGGCCGCGCCCGCCGACGAGAAGGCCATCTTCTCGCGCCTGCAGATTTCCTTCTGA
- the cysP gene encoding sulfate transport protein (ABC superfamily, peri_bind) (Evidence 2a : Function of homologous gene experimentally demonstrated in an other organism; Product type t : transporter), protein MNPPFRSRIGSAALALLLTVAAGGAFARDVQLLNVSYDPTRELYRDFNIAFAKHWKETTGDTVTIETSHGGSGKQARAVIDGIEADVVTLALAYDVDAIAEKTRLLPANWESRLPDNSAPYTSTIVFLVRKGNPKGIRDWPDLLRDGVSVITPNPKTSGGARWNYLAAWAYGDHIFKGDRERILNYMRALFRNVPVLDTGARGATTTFVQRGIGDVLLAWENEAFLALNELGPDKFDIVVPSLSILAEPSVALVDRNVDRHGTREVAQAYLRYLYSPEGQRIAAHHYYRPRQPEHADPADVARFPQVRLVTIRDEFGSWQKAQAEHFADGGVFDQIQADK, encoded by the coding sequence ATGAACCCGCCCTTCCGTTCCCGCATCGGCAGCGCTGCGCTGGCCCTGCTGCTCACCGTTGCCGCTGGTGGCGCCTTTGCCCGCGACGTGCAATTGCTCAACGTTTCCTACGACCCCACCCGCGAGCTGTACCGCGACTTCAACATCGCTTTCGCCAAACACTGGAAGGAAACCACCGGCGATACGGTCACCATCGAAACCTCGCATGGCGGCTCGGGCAAGCAGGCGCGCGCGGTGATCGACGGCATCGAAGCCGACGTGGTGACCCTGGCACTGGCCTACGACGTGGATGCGATTGCCGAAAAGACCAGGCTGCTGCCCGCAAACTGGGAAAGCCGCCTGCCCGACAACAGCGCGCCCTACACATCGACGATCGTCTTCCTGGTGCGCAAGGGCAACCCGAAGGGCATCCGCGACTGGCCGGACCTGCTGCGCGATGGCGTGTCGGTCATCACCCCCAACCCCAAGACCTCCGGCGGCGCGCGCTGGAACTACCTGGCCGCCTGGGCCTATGGCGACCACATCTTCAAGGGCGACCGCGAACGCATCCTCAACTACATGCGCGCGCTGTTCCGCAACGTGCCGGTGCTGGACACCGGTGCGCGCGGCGCCACCACCACCTTCGTGCAGCGCGGTATCGGCGATGTGCTGCTGGCGTGGGAAAACGAGGCCTTCCTGGCGCTGAATGAGCTGGGGCCCGACAAGTTCGACATTGTCGTGCCGTCGCTGTCCATCCTGGCCGAGCCGTCGGTGGCGCTGGTGGACCGCAACGTCGACCGCCACGGTACCCGCGAGGTGGCGCAGGCCTACCTGCGTTACCTGTATTCGCCCGAAGGCCAACGCATCGCCGCGCACCATTACTACCGCCCGCGCCAGCCCGAGCACGCCGACCCGGCCGACGTGGCGCGTTTCCCGCAGGTGCGGCTGGTCACCATCCGCGATGAATTCGGTTCGTGGCAGAAGGCGCAGGCCGAGC